Sequence from the Maribacter algicola genome:
TCATCTCAACATACTTATCTGATTTGGCATCATAACCATAATCTCCTTTTCCTTCAAGAATTTTGGCAACAACTACGGAACCTTCACCACCGGCATTTTCAACGATGGTCCTAAGTGGTGCTTCTATAGCCCTGGCAACAATTTGTAGACCGGTTGCTTCATCCTCGTTTTCGGTAGTCACTTTTGAAAGAACCGACTTGGCCCTTACCAAAGCTACACCACCACCTGCTACGATACCTTCCTCAACAGCGGCCCTTGTAGCGTGCAATGCATCGTCTACACGGTCTTTTTTCTCTTTCATTTCAACTTCAGATGCAGCACCAACATAAAGAACGGCCACACCACCGGCCAATTTGGCCAAACGCTCCTGTAACTTTTCTTTGTCGTAGTCAGAAGTCGTTGTCTCAATTTGAGACTTTATTTGGTTTACTCTTGCCTTTATATCCTTGGCAACCCCGCCTCCGTTTACGATGGTCGTGTTGTCCTTATCGATTTGTACTTTTTCACAAGTACCTAGCATATCAATTGTTGCATTGTCCAAGGAGAAACCTCTTTCCTCGGAGATAACGGTACCTTTTGTCAAGATTGCGATATCCTCCAACATGGCCTTTCTTCTATCTCCAAAACCTGGTGCCTTAACAGCGGCAATTTTTAGGGAACCTCTTAATTTGTTTACGACCAAAGTAGCCAAAGCCTCACCATCCACATCTTCTGCAATGATCAATAATGGCTTGCCTGATTGTGCTACTGGTTCCAATACGGGAAGCAGGTCCTTCATGGAAGAAATTTTCTTGTCGAACAACAAGATGTATGGGTTGTCCAATTCAGTCACCATTTTTTCCGAATCGGTTACAAAGTATGGTGAAAGATAACCTCTATCAAACTGCATACCTTCCACAACATCCACATAAGTGTCCGTTCCTTTGGCCTCCTCAACGGTAATAACTCCTTCTTTACCAACTTTATCAAAGGCTTGAGCGATCAAATCTCCAATTGCCTCATCGTTATTTGCGGATATAGAGGCAACTTGTTTGATTTTTTCGGATGAATCCCCAACTTTTTTGGCTTGCTTGGCCAAATTTTCCACGATGGCCTCTACCGCTTTATCGATACCTCTTTTAAGGTCCATTGGGTTTGCGCCTGCCGCAACATTCTTTAGACCTTCCTTAACGATAGCTTGGGCAAGAACGGTAGCTGTAGTAGTACCATCACCTGCCAAATCATTGGTCTTGGAGGCAACTTCCTTTACCATTTGCGCACCCATGTTCTCAAGTGCATTTTCAAGCTCTATTTCCTTTGCTACGGTAACACCGTCTTTCGTTACTTGCGGTGCTCCAAATGATTTGCTGATGATTACGTTTCTACCTTTTGGTCCTAAGGTTACTTTTACAGCATTTGCCAATGCATCCACGCCTCTCTTGAGTCCGTCTCTTGCATCAATGTCAAATTTTATGTCTTTTGCCATGTTTTAATTTTTTAGTTTTTTCGGCCTTTCGCTCTACGCATATGGCCATAATTAATTTTCTTATAAATCTTTTTGGATTGGGCTATAGGCCAATGGCCTGCAGCTAAACGATTTTTAAATGATCGCTAAAATGTCACTCTCACGCATCATTAGGTAATCAGAACCATCCAACTTTAATTCTGTACCGGCATATTTTCCATAAAGAACGGTATCACCAACCTTAACAGTAACTTTTTCGTCCTTGGTTCCAGGTCCTACGGCAACCACTTTACCTCTTTGAGGTTTTTCCTTTGCCGTATCTGGAATATAAATCCCCGACGCAGTTTTTGTTTCAGCTGCCATTGGCTCAATAAGTACTCGGTCTGCCAATGGTTTGATATTAACTTTAGCCATAATATTAAAATTTTAAATTGATTTTTTAAGTTTCACACTTTAAAGGCAGAAATTATGCCATTACCTAAAAACTGACACATTGTGAAAGCAAAAATGCCAGCTTGTCATTAAGCTGGCATTTTATATAGACTTTTAAGTTCTTAAACTACAGACTGTCGTTCGTTGAACTATCATTTGTGACAGGTGGGGTCACTTCCTCGGGTAAAGTTTCCGGAACCGTGGTCTCGAAATCATCGCCCTGTAAAAGTTTGGAATCCGCATCTCCAAAGTTTCCTTTTAGAGCAATATTGGAAGCTAAAATCAGTATGACCAAAAGTCCGGCCAATGTCCAAGTGCTTTTGTCCAAAAAGTCACCGGTCTTCTTGACGCCTCCTACGACCTGATTTCCTCCGCCGCCAAAAGAAGATGATAATCCTCCGCCCTTTGGATTCTGTACCATGATTACCAATACCAATAAAAAGCAGACAATGATAATTAGTATCAGAAAAATTGAAAATGTACTCATTTTACCTACTTGTTTTCTTGTTGAATTTTATGTACCGATTTTATTCGGTCTGCAAAGAAACTACTTTTTTCCGGATATTTCAAACTTAAAATTTTGTAGGCCTGTATGGCCTTTTTGTATTTTTTTTGCTCCAGATAGACCCTTGCCAAGGTTTCCGTCATTAACTCGTTTTTGTCGATTTTAACCGAGTCTTTTGGATTGAAGGTGACCTTGATATTTTCCTTGGGAACTATTTTTGGGTTCTCAGCAATGAACTTATCTATGCGGTCGAACTTCTGTTTCTTGCGGTCGGGATTTCTGGATTGTTTTTTTTGTGCCGTTCCCTTCGTTTTTTCATTTAAAGAATCCCCGTTTTCTTCCCGTTCTATTTTTTTCTTTGAAGCGAGTTGAAGCCATTCTGTAAAAGAATATTTTTCTTTTTTGTCAAAATCCAAAGGCTTTCCCAAATCCAAGGTATCAACCTCTTTTTTTATTTCCTCTGATGGTTTTTTGGAGGTGAAAATATCAGGATCCAGAATATGTTCGGCATCGTGGATGTCCTGTGGCAAAGGTTTGTCTTCTGATTCCTCGATGAGTTTTATCTCCTTTTGGGTCAAGCTGGGCGCTTCGTCCGTAACAGGGTTTTCATCAACTTCTGGCGATGTGGGCAAATCGTATTGTAGAAAATCCTTGGAGGTAATAAAATCGAAAAGAACATCACGGTCCGTGGTACAGGCCGCGGTAAGTTTCAACGCCTTATTGTACTTATAGCTATTGAGGTTTTTAAGTCCCTTTAAATGTAGGGCCCTTGCCGCTTGAAAATATGGATATTCCTTAATGATATCTTCCAATTGCTTCGTTTGCAAAGGATCTACAACTTTGTTGGGGTGTTCAAGGAAGTATGTAAAATCCGAAATAGTCATGGGTTACCAATCTGCTAAGGAAGCATTAAAAATATCTTGGGTTATACGTTCAAAAATGACTTCATGGGCCTCGTCCTTAATTGCCGACAATTGCACGTTTGCAGGATAGTCATAAAAAAAGGAAAAACTTTGATCAAAATCCGCATCGGGATCGTTACGGTTGTAGAAGCGGGCCTTTACCCTAATGGAAAGTCGGTTTTGGGCCGCTGTTTGTTGGGCTGTTGCGGCCATAGGTGAAATTCTATATTCTGTTATTTCCCCTTCATACAACAAATCGGCATTCCCATTGTTTACCAAATCCAAACTGGTCTGGTTCAGTATCCTGTTTTGCAAGGCCTGGGTAAAATCCCTGTCCATACCCGGTTCAAAGGTAGAACCTGGACTCTGGGTTGCATAGTTTTGAAAGTAATTTACCTGAAAAGTATCTGCGTTTATGGGCCCGGCCCCCGTAAAATTGTATATGCCGCAGCTGATTGTCAAAAGCAGGGGCATGAGAATCAAGATTATTTTTTTTAGTGTGTTCAAGGGTTCAAAATGTTTCAGGTTTCGGGTTTTTTGTTGCAGGTTTCAAGTTTCGGGTTTTCGTTTCTTCAGTCGGCTTTCCTTGCTTTCTCAAATCAAAGATCGTATTGCTTTATTTTTCTATATAACGTTCTTTCCGATATTCCAAGCTCAGAAGCTGCGGCCTTTCTTTTGCCCCTATTTCTATCCAGGGATTTCTTGATCAATTCAATTTCCTTTTCCTGTAAAGATAGGGTTTCCTCTTCTTCGATTTCCTCTGCAAAATGATATTTGTCCTCCTGGGGAGTAGGAGTGTAGGTCCTTTCTACCTTGGGCTCCGGAAGACTTAGCACTTCCAGGGAAGAGACTTCCTGTTCCTCTATTTCCTCCTCTTGTTTATCGCCATAGATCTTGCGTATGAGGTTTTCATTTTCCTTTTGCACTTTTTGGCTGTCATTGTTCTTCAAGAGTTCCATGGTCAACTTTTTAAGGTCGTTGAGATCGCCCTTCATGTCGAACAACACTTTGTACAAAATTTCACGTTCATTGCTGAAATCGCTTTCGGACTTTTTATTACTGACAACGGCCGGAAGGTTATTGCCCACATTTTGTGGCAGGTAACCATGGAGCGTTGCCGCATCTATGGAGCGGTTTTCTTCCAATACGGAGACCTGTTCCGCTATGTTTCTCAGTTGTCGGATGTTTCCCGGCCATCGGTATTTTAACAACAAATCTACGGCACTGTCCTCCAAACGGATGGTGGGCATCTTGTATTTTTGTCCAAAATCCGAAGCAAATTTTCGGAACAACAGATGGATATCCTCCTGCCGTTCCCGCAAGGGAGGAATATTGATTTCCACCGTACTTAACCTGTAGTATAGATCTTCCCTGAATTTTTCCTTTTTTATGGCCTCGAACATGTTCACATTGGTCGCGGCCACAATACGAACGTTGGTTTTCTGGACTTGGGAGGAACCTACCTTCAAAAATTCGCCATTTTCCAAAACCCGAAGCAGTCTTACTTGTGTCGTTAAGGGGAGTTCACCAACTTCATCTAGGAAAATGGTACCTCCGTCCGCCACTTCAAAGTAACCGCTCCGGGTTTGTGTGGCTCCGGTAAATGCCCCTTTTTCGTGTCCAAAAAGTTCACTGTCAATCGTCCCCTCTGGAATGGCCCCACAGTTTACGGCTATATATTTGGCATGTTTCCTGTGTGACAGGGAATGTATGATTTTTGGTATTGACTCCTTCCCAACACCACTTTCTCCCGTAACTAAAACCGAGATATCGGTTGGTGCTACCTGTATGGCCTTTTCAATGGCCCTGTTCAGTTTGGGGTCCTGGCCTATGATTTCAAATCGTTGTTTTATACTTTGTATGCTTTCCATGTACTCGATCATCGAGATTAAAAATACTCCGATTACTTATTTCGGAATAAAATTTGAATTTTTTATATGTGCCTCTAGGGCTCGCGACAGTTTGGGTTATTGTCCCGCAGGTACTCAGTTATTATGGGAATACCCCACGGCCTTGCCCAACAAGGTGGCAGAGGTACAGTCCTGCATTTCTACCATCACAAAATCTCCAACATTATAATCCTCTTTTGGAAAAACGGCCACCGTATTCTGGGAGGTACGTCCCATCCAGTGGGTATCTGATTTTTTGGAAACGCCCTCTATCAATACTTCTTGGGTTTTTCCAAGATTGGCTTTTATACGTTCCAAGGAGTGTTGTCTCTGTAAGTCGATAATTTCAGTTAGCCTTCGTTTTTTTGTCTCTTCGGGTACATCGTCCCTTAGCTTACGTTCTGCCAAGGTTCCCGGTCTTTCAGAATAGGCGAACATGAATCCGTAGTCATATTTCACATATTCCATCAGAGTTAGGGTATCTTGGTGGTCTTCCTCGTTTTCCGTGGGGAATCCCGCGATCATGTCCTGTGAAATCCCACAATCGGGAATTATGTTCCTAATGTTATCGATGAGTGCAAAATACTCTTCCCGCGTATGCAGACGATTCATCGCTTTTAAAATCCGGTTGCTTCCGCTTTGTACGGGCAGGTGGATGTAATTGCAAATATTCTCATACTTCGCCATGGTGTGGATAACATCCAAAGTCATGTCCTGCGGATTGGAAGTGGAGAATCTAATTCTCATTTTTGGCTGGGACAATGCCACTTTTTCCAATAGCTGGGAAAAGTTAACGGCCATGGCCTGCTCCATTTCGGAAGCTTTTCCAAAATCTTTTTTTAATCCCCCGCCGTACCAAAGATAACTGTCCACATTTTGACCCAATAAGGTCACTTCCCTGAACCCTTTGTTCCAAAGGTCGTTTACCTCGTTTATGATGGATTGGGGGTCCCGGCTTCTTTCCCTTCCACGGGTAAAGGGGACCACACAGAACGTACACATATTGTCACAACCCCTTGTAATCGATACAAAAGCGGTAACTCCGTTCGAATTAAGCCTAACCGGGGCAACATCCCCATAGGTCTCATCTTTAGAGAGAATGACATTTACCGCGTTTCTACCTTCATCTATTTCTTGGATGAGGTTGGGCAGGTCTTTGTAGGCATCTGGACCTACGACCATGTCCACAATTTTTTCCTCTTCCAGAAATTGGTGTTTCAATCGTTCTGCCATACACCCCAATACCCCCACTTTTAGATGGGGCCTGTCTTTTTTTATGGCATTGAATTTTTCTAATCTTTTCCGAACCGTTAATTCGGCCTTTTCCCTAATGGAGCAGGTATTTACCAAGACCAAATCCGCGTCCTCCAAATTTTGCGTAGTGTTGAACCCTTCCTCAGCCAGGATAGAGGCCACGATTTCACTATCGGAAAAATTCATTTGACACCCGTAACTCTCTATATATAGGTTTCGCTGGTTTTGAATCTTACCTTCGGTCCTTAGTGCTGATCCCTGTATGCCTTCATCAATTGTTTTCTCCATAAAGCCTTCAATTGCCATTAAATATTGGGTGCGCAAAGATAACATTATATTCAAAAATATGACAAGATGACAGTTTATTTTAGCTTTATTTTATAGTTTGAATTGCCCAATAAAATTCTGTCATACTTAGGTAATACAAATAAAGCGGAGCAAAATATTTTTTCCAAGTTTACGCAACTTGGTTCACCATTTTTCATCTTAGGAAAGTAACTGATTTAACACTAACATCATGAAAAAGAATGTACTATTGTTTTTTTTGTGCTTCGTGATTCCTTTCGTCTCCTGTGATGACGACGGACCCTACGAGGACTATTTGGTGGCACGCCCCATTTTGGAGGATGCAGTTTCATTCAAGGCCGAAGCTATAGATATTATCGACCCAATTCCCATACAGACATCGGGAAAAATTTATGCATACAAGAATTATATTTTTATAAATGATGTGGGAAGTGGATTCCATGTAATCGACAATCAGAATCCTTCGAACCCTCAAAATATCGCCTTTTTCAAATTGGAAGGAAACAACGATATTTCAATCAAGGACGAGAAGTTATTCGCTGATAGTTATGGGGATTTGGTGATTTTTGATATTTCCGATATCAATAACATTCAATTGACCAGCCGTATGGTAAACGCCATCTACAAGAACTATGATGTTTGGGTCCAAAATATAGAATTTCCCCAAGCAGATATTTATGATTATGGCGATATCGATTACGATAGGTATGTTGTGGTTGGTTGGGAAGTAAATATGGAACGCAGACCAGTATCTGAATATGAAGAACAATTCAGGTGCGATAACTGTGAGTTTAGGAATTTCGATAACGTTATAAACACTGCAGAAAGTAATGTGGGTCAAGGCGGCTCCATGGCCAGGTTCAAGATAGTGGGCGATTATCTTTATGTAGTAGATTACAGTGACCTAAATATTTTTGATATTTCAAATTTGGAAACCCCCACCACTTTGGACGATGTATCCGTGGCTTGGGATATAGAGACGATTTTTAACCAAGGTGATATTTTGTTCATAGGGGGAAGACAGGGTATGTACATCTATGATATTAAAGACCCTGCCAAACCTGAATTCGTTTCTGAATTCAGACATGGAACGGCTTGTGATCCCGTGGTGGTAGATGGAAACTTCGCCTATGTGACCTTAAAAGGCGGGGATTTTTGTGGCAATACGGAGAGCGGTCTCTATGTGGTGGACATTTCTAATTTAAAAAATCCTGAGTTGAAGGTTATCTACCCAATGTTCGGTCCAAATGGGCTAGGTATTAAAGGGGACAAACTCTTTATTTGTGATGGAAGCGATGGGCTGAAGGTCTTTGACAAGAGTAATGCCCCCAACATTACCCAACTCAACCATTTCCCTAATATCGAAGCCTATGATGTGATTCCTTTGGAAAATACCCTGTTGATGATTGGTGGAGGCACGTTACGGCAATATGAATATTTGGAAAATGATATCCAGTTGATAAGTACTTTTGAGTTGTAATCACCTTACAATTAAAATAAAAAGGGAAGCCAATAAAGCTTCCCTTTTTATTTAAAATAGTATGTAACGATTATTCTAAGGAAATCATTTTGATTTTGCTTTCCTGCACCTTGTTATTTAGGTTTTCTACGTATTCCTTCATCAATTTATTCAGGTTTTCGATTTCAACATTCAATTCTTTTGTAGCTACCTCAAAGAATTCTTTGGCCTGCTTTGTAGGAGGTTGATCACCTCTTTGGGAATCGGCCAACAAAAATGCAAGCCGATTGTTTATACGAATGCCATAGTTCAAAGGGTCTTGTCGGCTTTGGTTTTTGGTCATATGTATGTTGTTCTCAATAACCGATAATTTCGACTCAAATTCGGTTATGAGTTCCTGCATTGCTGTATCCTCTTTGGTTTTTTCCTTCAAATAATCCAAATCGTTTTTCACCTTTCTGATGGAAATAATGGCATTGTTCGCACGGCTAACCTGATCCCGTACCTTGATTAGAAAATCGAACTGATCTTGTAATTCCTGTTGCGTGATATCCAGCCTAGGGTCTTTCAAGATCGTAAAGTCCTTTTCCTGTACTTGCCCATTAAAAGTTAACCTTACCCTGTAATCCCCAGGCACCGCTTTTGGGCCAATATTGGGCGATGAATAAAACACCATGCCTTTAAAAGCATCAAAACCGGGATATCTCATGTTCCAAACGAGTCGGTTTCCGCCGGGTTTTACTTTTAAAGTTTTAGTGGCCGAAGGATTCAAATTATCGGCAACGGCCTTGTTCGAAAAACGTTGTATAACCTTTCCATTGGTCTCCAGAATATCGATTTGTACGGAATCTGTTTCCTTAAGGTCTTTGAGGAAATAATTGATAATGGTACCATCTGGATGGTTTTCCCCTTCAAATTTGGCATCTCTATCGTCTGAATCGCCGGATTGATACATCCTATAGGATACATCGGGTTTGAATACATAAAAGTCACTAGTGGCAATTTCTTGGGATAATTGATGCAGTGGAGTGAGGTCGTCTATCATCCAAAAACTTCTGCCGTGCGTTGCGGCGATCAGGTCGTTATCCCTTACATGAAGATCGCGTATGGAAGTAATGGGTAAATTAAGTTGAAAAGGGGACCAAGATTTGCCATCGTCAAAGGAAATGTACATGCCCCATTCCGTTCCGGCATACAGCAGACCTTCCCTCACTTTATCAGATCGAATGGCCCTAGTGTAATATTCTGCGGGGATACCGTTGGTGATGAGCTCCCAGGTTTTTCCATAATCCGTTGTTTTATAGAGATAGGGGGTGTAGTCGCCAAACTTATAGTAAGAGGCGGCTACATATGCAGTTCCTTTTTTGAACGGACTCGCATCGATACAATTGATCATGTTCAGTTTTGGGGATATTTCTAAAGGAGGGGTTACGTTCTCCCAATTTTTTCCGTTATCCCTTGTTACATGGATAAGCCCGTCATCACTACCGGTCCATATTACCCCTTCTTCCAACGCCGATTCCGATATAACAAAAATGTTCGAATAGAATTCCGCACCTGTATTGTCTTGGGTAATGGGACCACCACTTGATTGTATGGTTTCAGGGAGACCTCTGGTCAAATCCGGCGATATGGTCTCCCAGGATTGTCCTCCATCCGTAGTCATGTGTAAATAGTTGGATCCCGCATAAAGTTTGTTTGAATCGTGCATACTGAAAGTCACGGGATAGTTCCAATTGAAGCGGTATTTCATGACTTCGGCCCCGGATCCCGCAGGGTTGTCCGGCCATACGTTTGTAGACCTGGCTTGACCTGTGCTATGGTCCAATCTGTTCATGTAACCTTTGTAGGTCCCGCCGTAAACAATATTATTGTTCTTTGGGTCCGGTGCCAAATGAGCGCTTTCACCTCCCGCAGTAGGTTCCCAATCTCTTTCCGTAATGGCACTACCTACTGTTCTATGAGCTATACGTAAGGCGGTATTGTCCTGTTGGGCCCCGTATAGGCGATAGGGAAAAACACTATCCGTCACTACCCTGTAGAATTGGGCGGTTGGTTGGTTATGGTAGGTGGTCCAATTATTCCCGCCATCATTTGAGATTTGTGCTCCCCCATCATCGGCAATGGCCATTCTCATATTGTTATTGGGATCTATCCATAGGTCATGGTGGTCCCCGTGCGGTGCATTTTTTAAGGTGAAAGTTTTTCCGCCATCCGTGGAAACCCCATAGCTTACGTTCATTACATATAGTTTATCCACATTTTGCGTATCCGCATATATTCGGGTGTAGTACCAGGCGCGTTGTCTAAGGGCACGGTTCTCGTTTATCTTGGCCCAAGTTTTTCCACCATCGTCCGATCGAAAAAGACCGCCCTCCTTAGCTTCAATAAGGGCCCAAATCCTTTTGGAATCTATTGGGGATACCGTTATTCCAACAATGCCCCAAGGAAATCCAGGTAAACCGGAATTTGTTGAGATGTCCGTCCAAGTATCCCCGCCATCGATACTTTTGTACATTTTGCTATCTGGCCCCCCACTGTCCATACGGTAGCCGTTTCGTTTCATTTCCCAAGTAGTGGCATACAAAATTCTTGGGTTATTGGGGTCTATGATAAGATCGCCTGCACCTGCCTTGTCGCTTATATAAAGTATTTTTTCCCAGTTAGCGCCAGCGTCCAATGTGCGGTAAACACCCCTTGTTTCGTTTGGTTTCCACAAGTTTCCTAGAGCAGCCACATAAACAATGTCTGGATTTGTTGGATGTATCCTGATTCTCGCTATGTGTTCAGACCCTTCCAATCCTATAAATTTCCATGTTTCTCCAGCATCCAAACTTTTCCACATACCATGACCCGAGGAAACGTTCCCCCGCAAAGTCTGTTCCCCTTCTCCTACATATATAATATTAGGATCGGACTCGGCTACGGCAACGGTCCCAATGGAACCTCCAAAAAAGCCATCGGAAATACATTCCCATGAATTGCCCGCATCGGAGGTTTTCCACACGCCACCACCTGCAGTACCCATATAATATAGGTTTGGGTCATTAATAACGCCGGTTACGGTGCCTGCCCTTCCGCCACGAAATGGACCAACCAAACGCCATTCCATTCCCTCGTAAAGCGATTGGTCAAATTGCACGCCCTTGGCCTTATTGTTTTTTCGTTGGCCAAATACTTTGTTGGAAGGCAAGTAAATAAGCAAGCACAATGCCACTAGGAAGTAGTTTTTTTTCATCTTTGGTCGGTTCATTAATTATTTCTTCTAAAAATAAGAAAACAAATCTTTCAAATTCATAGCTAAGTATGAATTCTTTGATATCAGGAAATTCTTTGATATTACCCTGAAATAATAGAACTCAAATTTTAAAGTATAAATTTTAGTATACATTTGTATCCATAAAAACCATTGCATGGCCAAGAATTTAGTTATCGTCGAATCCCCGGCAAAAGCAAAAACCATTGAAAAGTTTCTAGGAAAGGATTTTAAGGTGGAATCCAGTTTTGGGCATATTGCAGATTTGCCGTCCAAGGAACTGGGAGTGGATGTGGAGAATGATTTTGCGCCAAAATATGTAGTTGACAAGGAGAAAAAGGCCTTGGTCAAAAAACTAAAGGATTTGGCCAACAAAGCGGAGACCATTTGGTTGGCAAGTGATGAGGACCGTGAGGGAGAGGCTATTTCCTGGCATTTGGCGGAGGAATTGGGCTTGGACAAAAAGAAGACCAAAAGAATTGTTTTTAACTCCGTTACCAAAGCGGCCATACAACGTGCCATTGAAAACCCCAGGGATATCAACTATAACTTGGTAAACGCCCAACAGGCAAGAAGGGTACTGGACCGTTTGGTAGGGTATGAGCTATCGCCCGTACTTTGGAAGAAGATAAAACCTGGATTGTCCGCCGGTCGAGTACAATCCGTAGCGGTCAGGTTGATCGTTGAACGGGAGCGCGATATCGAGGCTT
This genomic interval carries:
- the groL gene encoding chaperonin GroEL (60 kDa chaperone family; promotes refolding of misfolded polypeptides especially under stressful conditions; forms two stacked rings of heptamers to form a barrel-shaped 14mer; ends can be capped by GroES; misfolded proteins enter the barrel where they are refolded when GroES binds) codes for the protein MAKDIKFDIDARDGLKRGVDALANAVKVTLGPKGRNVIISKSFGAPQVTKDGVTVAKEIELENALENMGAQMVKEVASKTNDLAGDGTTTATVLAQAIVKEGLKNVAAGANPMDLKRGIDKAVEAIVENLAKQAKKVGDSSEKIKQVASISANNDEAIGDLIAQAFDKVGKEGVITVEEAKGTDTYVDVVEGMQFDRGYLSPYFVTDSEKMVTELDNPYILLFDKKISSMKDLLPVLEPVAQSGKPLLIIAEDVDGEALATLVVNKLRGSLKIAAVKAPGFGDRRKAMLEDIAILTKGTVISEERGFSLDNATIDMLGTCEKVQIDKDNTTIVNGGGVAKDIKARVNQIKSQIETTTSDYDKEKLQERLAKLAGGVAVLYVGAASEVEMKEKKDRVDDALHATRAAVEEGIVAGGGVALVRAKSVLSKVTTENEDEATGLQIVARAIEAPLRTIVENAGGEGSVVVAKILEGKGDYGYDAKSDKYVEMMKAGIIDPKKVTRVALENAASVSGMILTTECALTDIKEDAPAGPAMGGGGMPGMM
- a CDS encoding co-chaperone GroES, with translation MAKVNIKPLADRVLIEPMAAETKTASGIYIPDTAKEKPQRGKVVAVGPGTKDEKVTVKVGDTVLYGKYAGTELKLDGSDYLMMRESDILAII
- the secG gene encoding preprotein translocase subunit SecG, which produces MSTFSIFLILIIIVCFLLVLVIMVQNPKGGGLSSSFGGGGNQVVGGVKKTGDFLDKSTWTLAGLLVILILASNIALKGNFGDADSKLLQGDDFETTVPETLPEEVTPPVTNDSSTNDSL
- a CDS encoding LptE family protein — translated: MPLLLTISCGIYNFTGAGPINADTFQVNYFQNYATQSPGSTFEPGMDRDFTQALQNRILNQTSLDLVNNGNADLLYEGEITEYRISPMAATAQQTAAQNRLSIRVKARFYNRNDPDADFDQSFSFFYDYPANVQLSAIKDEAHEVIFERITQDIFNASLADW
- a CDS encoding sigma-54 interaction domain-containing protein: MESIQSIKQRFEIIGQDPKLNRAIEKAIQVAPTDISVLVTGESGVGKESIPKIIHSLSHRKHAKYIAVNCGAIPEGTIDSELFGHEKGAFTGATQTRSGYFEVADGGTIFLDEVGELPLTTQVRLLRVLENGEFLKVGSSQVQKTNVRIVAATNVNMFEAIKKEKFREDLYYRLSTVEINIPPLRERQEDIHLLFRKFASDFGQKYKMPTIRLEDSAVDLLLKYRWPGNIRQLRNIAEQVSVLEENRSIDAATLHGYLPQNVGNNLPAVVSNKKSESDFSNEREILYKVLFDMKGDLNDLKKLTMELLKNNDSQKVQKENENLIRKIYGDKQEEEIEEQEVSSLEVLSLPEPKVERTYTPTPQEDKYHFAEEIEEEETLSLQEKEIELIKKSLDRNRGKRKAAASELGISERTLYRKIKQYDL
- the miaB gene encoding tRNA (N6-isopentenyl adenosine(37)-C2)-methylthiotransferase MiaB, encoding MEKTIDEGIQGSALRTEGKIQNQRNLYIESYGCQMNFSDSEIVASILAEEGFNTTQNLEDADLVLVNTCSIREKAELTVRKRLEKFNAIKKDRPHLKVGVLGCMAERLKHQFLEEEKIVDMVVGPDAYKDLPNLIQEIDEGRNAVNVILSKDETYGDVAPVRLNSNGVTAFVSITRGCDNMCTFCVVPFTRGRERSRDPQSIINEVNDLWNKGFREVTLLGQNVDSYLWYGGGLKKDFGKASEMEQAMAVNFSQLLEKVALSQPKMRIRFSTSNPQDMTLDVIHTMAKYENICNYIHLPVQSGSNRILKAMNRLHTREEYFALIDNIRNIIPDCGISQDMIAGFPTENEEDHQDTLTLMEYVKYDYGFMFAYSERPGTLAERKLRDDVPEETKKRRLTEIIDLQRQHSLERIKANLGKTQEVLIEGVSKKSDTHWMGRTSQNTVAVFPKEDYNVGDFVMVEMQDCTSATLLGKAVGYSHNN
- a CDS encoding LVIVD repeat-containing protein; protein product: MKKNVLLFFLCFVIPFVSCDDDGPYEDYLVARPILEDAVSFKAEAIDIIDPIPIQTSGKIYAYKNYIFINDVGSGFHVIDNQNPSNPQNIAFFKLEGNNDISIKDEKLFADSYGDLVIFDISDINNIQLTSRMVNAIYKNYDVWVQNIEFPQADIYDYGDIDYDRYVVVGWEVNMERRPVSEYEEQFRCDNCEFRNFDNVINTAESNVGQGGSMARFKIVGDYLYVVDYSDLNIFDISNLETPTTLDDVSVAWDIETIFNQGDILFIGGRQGMYIYDIKDPAKPEFVSEFRHGTACDPVVVDGNFAYVTLKGGDFCGNTESGLYVVDISNLKNPELKVIYPMFGPNGLGIKGDKLFICDGSDGLKVFDKSNAPNITQLNHFPNIEAYDVIPLENTLLMIGGGTLRQYEYLENDIQLISTFEL